The Enterobacteriaceae endosymbiont of Neohaemonia nigricornis genome has a segment encoding these proteins:
- the ribH gene encoding 6,7-dimethyl-8-ribityllumazine synthase, whose product MKIISEGIVTKNNIYIAIIIARYNMCINKNLLNLVIDTLERLGIIQKKNITIIWVPGVYELSITTKLLIQKNIYDGIIPIGTIIKGQTLHHKYLAREIYNTISYLTIKYNMPITLCILTADSLTLAIEKSNNKIGNPGIESALTLLEMINIFKSIKLLKN is encoded by the coding sequence ATGAAAATTATTAGTGAAGGTATAGTGACAAAAAATAATATTTATATAGCTATAATTATAGCAAGATATAATATGTGTATAAATAAAAATTTATTAAATTTGGTTATAGATACATTAGAAAGATTAGGTATTATACAAAAAAAAAATATTACTATTATTTGGGTTCCAGGAGTTTATGAATTATCTATAACAACTAAATTATTAATACAAAAAAATATATATGATGGTATAATACCAATTGGTACTATTATTAAAGGACAAACATTACATCATAAATATTTAGCTAGAGAAATTTATAATACAATTTCTTATTTAACTATTAAATATAATATGCCTATTACATTATGTATATTAACTGCTGATAGTTTAACATTAGCTATAGAAAAATCTAATAATAAAATAGGTAATCCAGGCATAGAATCTGCATTAACATTATTAGAAATGATAAATATATTTAAATCAATAAAATTATTAAAAAATTAA
- a CDS encoding adenylate kinase family protein produces the protein MRIILLGAPGVGKGTHARFIAEKYNLPNISIGNILRHYMLNNNTDLAREIKNNINKGLMVSDNITIKIIKERLSNKDCKNGFLLDGYPRNIVQANILIKENINIDSVIELYIPYNQIITRILGRRIHESSGRTYHMIFNPPKIYGKDDITGEILIRRPDDNIITINNRLTEYLKQTKPLIKYYQKQSLQKKFLYKKINNTLSIIEVKNKIDFFLQQYINKIKNI, from the coding sequence ATGCGTATAATTTTATTAGGAGCTCCTGGGGTTGGTAAAGGAACACATGCTAGATTTATAGCAGAAAAATATAATTTACCTAATATTTCTATTGGCAATATTTTACGTCATTATATGTTAAATAACAATACTGATTTAGCTAGAGAAATTAAAAATAATATTAATAAAGGTTTAATGGTATCTGATAATATTACTATAAAAATTATAAAAGAACGTTTGTCTAATAAAGATTGTAAAAATGGATTTCTACTAGATGGTTATCCTCGTAATATAGTACAAGCTAATATATTAATTAAAGAAAATATTAATATTGATAGTGTTATTGAGTTATATATTCCTTATAATCAAATTATTACAAGAATTTTAGGAAGAAGAATACATGAATCTTCTGGACGTACTTATCACATGATATTTAATCCTCCTAAAATATATGGTAAAGATGATATTACTGGGGAAATACTTATTAGAAGACCAGATGATAATATTATTACTATTAATAATAGATTAACAGAATACTTAAAACAAACTAAACCATTAATTAAATATTATCAAAAACAATCATTACAAAAAAAATTTTTATATAAAAAAATTAATAATACTTTATCTATTATAGAAGTTAAAAATAAAATAGATTTTTTTTTACAACAATATATTAATAAAATAAAAAATATATAA
- the glyA gene encoding serine hydroxymethyltransferase: MINNEIYYKKDKIIWDIIKKEIIRQETNINLIASENYVSQEVMQIQGSQLTNKYAEGYPNNRYYGGCKYIDQIEKIAIIRAKKLFKADYVNVQPHSGSQANFAVYNALLKPGDIILGLECSHGGHLTHGSKVNFSGKIYKSIFYYTNNLGHIDYNNILKLAKKYKPKMIISGFSSYSGKCNWKKIRNIANLINAYFLVDISHIAGLIVAGLYPNPLPHAHVVTTTTHKTLAGPRGAIILSSKKNKHLFNLLDKGVFPGSQGGPLMHIIAAKATAFKEALNKNFIIYQKKILKNAKLMVKILTYRNYHIVYKNTFNHLFIIDLTNKNITGIEAEKLLEKYNIIVNKNLIPNDIHPPTVTSGIRIGTPAVTRRGLKKRDIILISNFIADIIDNKHINLINIKEKILNICKIYPIYYRK, from the coding sequence TTGATTAATAATGAAATATATTATAAAAAAGATAAAATAATTTGGGATATTATTAAAAAAGAAATTATAAGACAAGAAACAAATATTAATTTAATAGCTTCAGAAAATTATGTTTCTCAAGAAGTTATGCAAATACAAGGTTCACAATTAACTAATAAATATGCAGAAGGATATCCGAATAATAGATATTATGGTGGATGTAAATATATTGATCAAATTGAAAAAATAGCTATTATAAGAGCTAAAAAATTATTTAAAGCAGATTATGTTAACGTGCAACCTCATTCGGGTTCACAAGCTAATTTTGCAGTTTATAATGCTTTATTAAAGCCTGGCGATATTATTTTAGGACTAGAATGTTCTCATGGAGGTCATTTAACACATGGATCTAAAGTAAATTTTTCCGGAAAAATATATAAAAGTATATTTTATTATACTAATAATTTAGGACATATAGATTATAATAATATTTTAAAATTAGCAAAAAAATATAAACCTAAAATGATTATTAGTGGTTTTTCATCATATTCAGGTAAATGTAATTGGAAAAAAATACGTAATATAGCCAATTTAATAAATGCATATTTTTTAGTAGATATTTCACATATTGCTGGATTAATAGTAGCAGGATTATATCCTAATCCATTACCACATGCACATGTTGTTACAACGACTACTCATAAAACATTAGCTGGACCAAGAGGCGCTATTATATTATCTTCTAAAAAAAATAAACATTTATTTAATTTATTAGATAAAGGAGTGTTTCCAGGTAGTCAAGGAGGACCATTAATGCATATTATAGCTGCTAAAGCTACAGCATTCAAAGAAGCTTTAAATAAAAATTTTATTATATATCAAAAAAAAATATTAAAAAATGCAAAATTAATGGTTAAAATTTTAACTTATAGAAATTACCATATTGTTTATAAAAATACTTTTAATCATTTATTTATTATTGATCTTACAAATAAAAATATCACTGGTATAGAAGCTGAAAAACTACTAGAAAAATATAATATTATTGTTAATAAAAATCTTATACCTAACGATATACATCCTCCTACAGTAACTTCTGGCATTAGAATTGGTACTCCTGCTGTTACAAGAAGAGGTTTAAAAAAACGAGATATTATTCTAATATCTAATTTTATAGCTGATATTATTGATAATAAACATATAAATTTAATAAATATAAAAGAAAAAATATTAAATATATGTAAAATATATCCTATCTATTATAGGAAATAA
- the leuA gene encoding 2-isopropylmalate synthase — MKKQIIILDTTLRDGEQSLTCSLSTQTKIDIALALEDMGVDIIEVGFPVSSPKDFKTSQKISQIIKNSTICGLARCKEKDIDLVYEALKKSKNFRIHIFLATSPIHIITKLKTNLNNIIECITFMIKYARRYTNNIEFSCEDSTRTPINDLCLVIEAAIKAGATTINIPDTVGYTFPEEYNNIILSLKNKIYNIDKCIISVHTHNDLGMAVGNTISAINAGARQIEGTINGIGERAGNCALEEIIMALYTRRHSLNFYTNINYNKIAYTTKLVSKLCNIPLSIHKPIIGENAFAHSSGIHQDGIIKNRETYEIFNPNIIGLNYKKLNLTAKSGRAALKYHMELMGYKDNTYDINVLYNNFIKLAEKKGQIFNYELASLAFNNKIDNEITFYSLVNFNIKFHDNKITIVTIKLKCGDILHIATDQNQEYLYAIHKVIERITNYKFKIVKYKLVSKSSSTKSKNKVFIQINYKGNIFHGFSISNNIMKTSILAIIDSLNHIWKFEKINNNI, encoded by the coding sequence ATGAAAAAACAAATTATTATTTTGGATACTACATTACGTGATGGTGAACAATCATTAACATGTAGTTTGAGTACTCAAACAAAAATTGATATTGCATTAGCATTAGAAGATATGGGTGTTGATATAATAGAAGTTGGTTTTCCTGTGTCGTCACCAAAGGATTTTAAAACTTCTCAAAAAATATCACAAATTATTAAAAATAGTACTATATGTGGTTTAGCACGTTGTAAAGAAAAAGATATAGATTTAGTATATGAAGCATTAAAAAAATCTAAAAATTTTAGGATACATATTTTTTTAGCTACTTCACCTATACATATTATAACTAAATTAAAAACTAATTTAAATAATATTATAGAATGTATAACGTTTATGATTAAATATGCAAGAAGATATACTAATAATATAGAATTTTCTTGTGAAGATAGTACAAGAACACCTATTAATGATTTATGTCTCGTTATAGAAGCAGCTATTAAAGCTGGTGCTACTACTATAAATATACCGGATACAGTAGGTTATACATTTCCAGAAGAGTATAATAATATAATATTATCTTTAAAAAATAAAATATATAATATTGATAAATGTATTATTTCTGTACATACACATAATGATTTAGGTATGGCTGTTGGAAATACTATTTCTGCAATTAATGCTGGTGCAAGACAAATTGAAGGTACTATTAATGGTATAGGTGAAAGAGCTGGTAATTGTGCTTTAGAAGAAATTATTATGGCTTTATATACAAGAAGACATAGTTTAAATTTTTATACAAATATTAATTATAATAAGATTGCATATACCACTAAATTAGTTAGTAAACTTTGTAATATACCATTATCTATACATAAACCAATTATTGGTGAAAATGCTTTTGCACATTCTTCAGGGATTCATCAAGATGGTATTATAAAAAATAGAGAAACGTATGAAATTTTTAATCCTAATATTATAGGTTTGAACTATAAAAAATTAAATTTAACAGCTAAATCAGGTCGGGCAGCTTTAAAATATCATATGGAATTAATGGGTTATAAAGATAATACTTATGATATTAATGTATTATATAATAATTTTATTAAATTAGCTGAAAAAAAAGGACAAATATTTAATTATGAACTTGCTTCTTTAGCTTTTAATAATAAAATTGATAATGAAATAACTTTTTATTCATTAGTAAATTTTAATATTAAATTCCATGATAATAAAATTACTATTGTAACTATTAAATTAAAATGTGGTGATATTTTACATATTGCAACAGATCAAAACCAAGAATATTTATATGCTATACATAAAGTAATAGAAAGAATAACTAATTATAAATTTAAAATAGTTAAATATAAGTTAGTTTCTAAAAGTTCTTCTACTAAATCAAAAAATAAAGTATTTATTCAAATAAATTATAAAGGTAATATATTTCATGGATTTAGTATATCTAATAATATTATGAAAACATCTATATTAGCTATTATTGATAGTTTAAATCATATATGGAAATTTGAAAAAATAAATAATAATATATAA
- a CDS encoding DJ-1 family glyoxalase III: MLKKSSVIICVTDGIEDIETITCIDILTRSNINVLVASTTKKYNIRCAYGTHLMSNVLLKDLKINKNHAAIILPGGLQAAEHFATNNLLLSILKTFKKNKAIIGAICASPSIVLIKNNIFPTAKMTGFLGLKNLIPYQQWSKNSVYWDDINKLLTAQSVKYAISFNLKLIDIILGPQIAQKIQLLL; encoded by the coding sequence ATGTTAAAAAAATCTTCTGTTATTATATGTGTAACAGATGGTATAGAAGATATAGAAACTATAACATGTATAGATATACTTACACGAAGCAATATCAATGTATTAGTAGCAAGTACTACTAAAAAATATAATATTAGATGTGCTTATGGTACTCATTTAATGAGTAATGTTTTATTAAAGGATTTAAAAATTAATAAAAATCATGCTGCAATCATCTTACCAGGAGGATTACAAGCAGCAGAACATTTTGCAACAAATAATTTATTATTATCTATTTTAAAAACATTCAAAAAAAATAAAGCTATTATAGGCGCAATATGTGCATCACCTTCTATTGTATTAATTAAAAATAATATTTTTCCTACAGCTAAAATGACTGGATTTTTAGGATTGAAAAATTTAATACCTTATCAACAATGGTCAAAAAATTCAGTATATTGGGATGATATAAATAAATTATTAACAGCACAAAGTGTTAAATATGCTATTTCTTTTAATTTAAAATTAATTGATATTATTTTAGGTCCTCAAATAGCACAAAAAATACAATTATTATTGTAA
- the ribD gene encoding bifunctional diaminohydroxyphosphoribosylaminopyrimidine deaminase/5-amino-6-(5-phosphoribosylamino)uracil reductase RibD: MLKDNFYMMKAIKLAKIGIYTTTPNPNVGCVIVKNDKIIGTGYHFQTGKAHAEIYALKMAGINAKGSTVYITLEPCNYNNNTPACCIALIKAQVHRVVIATKDPNPKVNGQGLETLIKSGIKITHNILAKEAKKINHGFFQRMLYGVPYITLKLASSLDGKIALCNGISKWISCKKSRQDVYKLRAQSSAILSTSQTVIKDNATLIVHWHKLSKNIKSQYPKKYLRQPIRIILDRTNKITPFHKIITIPEKIILIKSKYNINIWPKHVQQIIVPLNKGYFDIKYLFKILGKMNINNILIEAGSILSGFLILNNFINELIIYMTPKLFGHNALNLCNIKKINNINNVLHFNFHKIKMISKDLKLILRPTKTQIWT; the protein is encoded by the coding sequence GTGTTAAAAGATAATTTTTATATGATGAAAGCAATAAAATTAGCTAAAATAGGTATATATACTACTACACCTAATCCTAATGTAGGTTGTGTAATTGTTAAAAATGATAAAATAATTGGTACCGGCTATCATTTTCAAACAGGAAAAGCACATGCAGAAATTTATGCATTAAAAATGGCAGGTATTAATGCTAAAGGATCAACAGTATATATTACTTTAGAACCATGTAATTATAACAATAATACTCCTGCATGTTGTATAGCTTTAATAAAAGCACAAGTTCATCGTGTTGTTATAGCAACTAAAGATCCAAATCCTAAAGTAAATGGACAAGGTTTAGAAACACTTATAAAATCTGGCATTAAAATAACTCATAATATTTTAGCTAAAGAAGCAAAAAAAATTAATCATGGTTTTTTTCAAAGAATGTTATATGGTGTTCCTTATATAACATTAAAACTAGCATCATCTTTAGATGGTAAAATAGCATTATGTAATGGAATTAGTAAATGGATATCATGTAAAAAATCTAGGCAAGATGTGTATAAATTACGTGCACAAAGTTCTGCTATTTTAAGTACTAGTCAAACTGTTATTAAAGATAATGCGACTTTAATAGTTCATTGGCATAAATTATCAAAAAATATTAAAAGTCAATATCCTAAAAAATATTTACGTCAACCAATTAGAATTATTTTAGATAGAACTAATAAAATTACACCATTTCATAAAATAATTACTATACCAGAAAAAATAATATTAATTAAATCAAAATATAATATAAATATATGGCCTAAACATGTGCAACAAATAATTGTTCCATTAAACAAGGGATATTTTGATATAAAATATTTATTTAAAATATTAGGTAAAATGAATATTAATAATATTTTAATAGAAGCAGGAAGTATTTTATCTGGATTTTTAATTTTAAATAATTTTATAAATGAACTAATTATTTATATGACACCTAAATTATTTGGACATAATGCATTAAATTTATGTAATATAAAAAAAATTAATAATATTAATAATGTATTACATTTTAATTTTCATAAAATTAAAATGATATCTAAAGATTTAAAATTAATTTTAAGACCAACAAAAACACAAATTTGGACATAA
- the nusB gene encoding transcription antitermination factor NusB, giving the protein MKYKERYYARKYALQAIYSWQISHNNFNDIQYYFINESIKDIKHIDMEYFNELIQGVILHSIYLDNIMKPFLSRSLLELGQIEKAILRLSLYELIHRLDIPYKVVINESIGLAKIFGGVDNSYKFINGVLDKIVNKIRV; this is encoded by the coding sequence GTGAAATATAAAGAACGATATTATGCACGTAAATACGCCCTACAAGCTATTTATTCTTGGCAAATATCTCATAATAATTTTAATGATATACAATATTATTTTATAAATGAATCTATAAAAGATATCAAACATATAGATATGGAATATTTTAATGAATTAATTCAAGGTGTAATTTTACATAGCATATATTTAGATAATATCATGAAACCTTTTTTATCAAGAAGTTTATTAGAATTAGGACAAATTGAAAAAGCAATTTTACGACTTTCATTATATGAATTAATTCATCGTTTAGATATTCCATATAAAGTAGTTATTAATGAAAGTATTGGATTAGCTAAAATATTTGGTGGAGTTGATAATAGTTATAAATTTATTAATGGTGTTTTAGATAAAATTGTTAACAAAATTAGAGTATAA
- the leuB gene encoding 3-isopropylmalate dehydrogenase yields MNNTFKIAILPGDGIGPEVMKQAIKVLNKVTKYFKENIIINTFKVGGTAINTYNEPLPKITLQGCEESNAILFGSVGGPEWEYLPLQKKPETGSLLKLRKHFNLFANLRPSYIYKDLYSLSPLKEEILINGFNIICVRELTGGIYFGQPKGKINNTKNVYAFDTEIYYIYEIERIAKIAFNIALTRQKKICLIDKANVLYTSVLWREVLQKISQQYPTVKLTYMYIDNAVMQLMKNPAQFDVILCSNLFGDIISDQCAMISGSIGNLPSASLNNNNFGLYEPAGGSAPDIAGKNIANPIAQILSLSMLIEYSLKNTYVSQNINNAIIKTLVQGYRTPDLVCHTKQEKIVTTEDMGNIITDNII; encoded by the coding sequence ATGAATAATACATTTAAAATAGCTATATTACCGGGAGATGGTATAGGTCCTGAAGTCATGAAACAAGCCATTAAAGTATTAAATAAAGTTACAAAATATTTTAAAGAAAATATTATTATTAATACATTTAAAGTTGGTGGCACTGCTATTAATACTTATAACGAACCATTGCCGAAAATTACATTACAAGGTTGTGAAGAATCTAATGCAATATTATTTGGTTCAGTAGGTGGTCCAGAATGGGAATATTTACCTTTACAAAAAAAACCAGAAACTGGTTCATTATTAAAATTAAGAAAACATTTTAATTTATTTGCTAATTTAAGACCATCTTATATTTATAAAGATTTATATTCTTTAAGCCCATTAAAAGAAGAGATTTTAATTAATGGATTTAATATTATATGTGTAAGGGAATTAACTGGAGGTATCTATTTTGGTCAACCGAAAGGTAAAATTAATAATACAAAAAATGTATATGCTTTTGATACAGAAATTTATTATATATATGAAATTGAAAGAATTGCTAAAATTGCATTTAATATTGCTTTAACAAGACAAAAAAAAATCTGTTTAATTGATAAAGCAAATGTATTATATACATCAGTATTGTGGAGAGAAGTATTACAAAAAATATCTCAACAATATCCAACTGTAAAATTAACATATATGTATATAGATAATGCGGTTATGCAACTAATGAAAAATCCAGCACAATTTGATGTAATACTTTGTTCTAATTTGTTTGGTGATATTATTTCAGATCAGTGTGCTATGATTAGTGGTTCAATTGGTAATTTGCCTTCTGCTAGTTTAAATAATAATAATTTTGGGTTATATGAACCAGCTGGTGGGTCAGCACCTGATATTGCAGGTAAAAATATTGCAAATCCTATTGCTCAAATTTTATCACTTTCTATGTTAATTGAATATAGTTTAAAAAATACGTATGTTTCACAAAATATTAATAATGCTATTATAAAAACATTAGTACAAGGTTATAGAACTCCAGATCTTGTGTGTCATACAAAACAAGAAAAGATTGTTACAACAGAAGATATGGGGAATATAATTACAGATAATATAATATAG
- the leuD gene encoding 3-isopropylmalate dehydratase small subunit encodes MKNKKLTYEGIIAPLDIANIDTDVIIPKQFLQKNKKNGFGINLFYNWRYLDNNKTLNPNFILNKKIFKNTSILLTRDNFGCGSSREHAPWALLDYGIKVIIATSYADIFYNNAINNKLLLITLNKKYIDQLFYIVIQHPGIFCKIDLDKKLIIVHKKYFNFQINKFILNFIISDLDQIDITMKYYKKINMFEKKHYYFFS; translated from the coding sequence ATGAAAAATAAAAAATTAACATATGAAGGTATTATAGCACCTTTAGATATTGCCAATATAGATACTGATGTTATTATACCTAAACAATTTTTACAAAAAAATAAAAAAAATGGTTTTGGTATAAACTTATTTTATAATTGGAGATATTTAGATAATAATAAAACTTTAAATCCAAATTTTATTTTAAATAAAAAAATATTTAAAAATACTAGTATTTTATTAACTAGAGATAATTTTGGTTGTGGATCATCTAGAGAACATGCACCATGGGCTTTATTAGATTATGGCATTAAAGTTATCATTGCAACAAGTTATGCAGATATATTTTATAATAATGCTATTAATAATAAATTATTATTAATTACTTTAAATAAAAAATATATTGATCAATTATTTTATATAGTTATCCAACATCCAGGTATTTTTTGTAAAATTGATTTAGATAAAAAATTAATTATAGTACATAAAAAATATTTTAATTTTCAAATTAATAAATTTATTTTGAATTTTATCATTAGTGATTTAGATCAAATAGATATTACTATGAAATATTATAAAAAAATTAATATGTTTGAAAAAAAACATTATTATTTTTTTTCTTAA
- the leuC gene encoding 3-isopropylmalate dehydratase large subunit encodes MCKTLYEKIYDNHQICIMEDNIALLYIDRHFIHEVTSPQAFNALKIKKRKVYRPEKTFATMDHNVSTLVQDINVSNINAKKQMKTLIKNCNEFNILLYDVYHPNQGIVHVVGPEQGITLPGMTVVCGDSHTSTHGAFGALAFGIGTSEVEHVLATQTLKQNKFNNMLIIINGVIPNKITAKDIILFIIKTIGISGCNGHVVEFQGNVIKQLSMESRMTICNMSIEMGAKSGLIAPDDITLKYLKNKNFVPKYQYWQDAKKYWKNLYSDKNAYFHKIFNINISNIAPQITWGTNPEQTIGIDETIPLLKNIKDNNKKKSAYKALNYMGLEEGMKLTNLEINKVFIGSCTNSRIEDLRSIAKIVFNKKVNNNVQAIIVPGSQIVKKQAEKEGLDKIFQNAGFEWRLPGCSMCLAMNDDKLLPKERCASTSNRNFEGRQGRNSRTHLVSPMMAAAAAIHGYFVDIRNL; translated from the coding sequence ATGTGTAAAACATTATATGAAAAAATATATGATAATCATCAAATTTGCATTATGGAAGATAATATTGCATTACTATATATTGATAGACATTTTATTCATGAAGTTACTTCGCCTCAAGCATTTAATGCATTAAAAATAAAAAAACGTAAAGTTTATAGACCTGAAAAAACATTTGCTACCATGGATCATAATGTATCCACATTAGTACAAGATATTAATGTATCTAATATTAATGCAAAAAAACAAATGAAAACATTAATAAAAAATTGTAATGAATTTAATATATTATTATATGATGTATATCATCCCAATCAAGGTATTGTACATGTAGTAGGTCCTGAACAAGGTATTACATTACCTGGAATGACAGTAGTTTGTGGTGATTCACATACTTCAACACATGGAGCATTTGGTGCTTTAGCTTTTGGTATTGGCACTTCAGAAGTAGAACATGTATTAGCAACACAAACTCTAAAACAAAATAAATTTAATAATATGTTAATTATAATTAATGGTGTAATTCCTAACAAAATTACAGCAAAAGATATCATTTTATTTATTATTAAAACAATTGGAATTAGTGGTTGTAATGGTCATGTAGTTGAATTCCAAGGTAATGTTATTAAACAATTAAGCATGGAAAGTAGAATGACTATATGTAATATGTCCATTGAAATGGGTGCAAAATCTGGATTAATAGCACCAGACGATATTACTTTAAAATATTTAAAAAATAAGAATTTTGTTCCAAAATATCAATATTGGCAAGATGCTAAAAAATATTGGAAAAATTTATATAGTGATAAAAATGCTTATTTTCATAAAATTTTTAATATAAATATTTCTAATATTGCTCCACAAATAACATGGGGTACTAATCCAGAACAAACAATTGGTATTGATGAAACTATTCCTTTACTAAAAAATATAAAAGATAATAATAAAAAAAAATCTGCATATAAAGCATTAAATTATATGGGGTTAGAAGAAGGTATGAAATTAACTAATTTAGAAATTAATAAGGTTTTTATTGGTTCTTGTACTAATTCCCGTATTGAAGATTTAAGAAGTATTGCCAAAATCGTATTCAATAAAAAAGTTAATAATAATGTACAAGCAATTATTGTGCCAGGTTCACAAATAGTAAAAAAACAAGCAGAAAAAGAAGGTTTAGATAAAATTTTTCAAAATGCTGGTTTTGAATGGAGATTACCAGGATGTTCTATGTGTTTAGCAATGAACGATGATAAATTATTACCCAAAGAACGTTGTGCTTCAACTAGTAATAGAAATTTTGAAGGACGTCAAGGTAGAAATAGCAGAACTCATTTAGTTAGTCCAATGATGGCAGCAGCTGCTGCAATTCATGGTTATTTTGTTGATATAAGAAATTTATAA